Sequence from the Megalops cyprinoides isolate fMegCyp1 chromosome 9, fMegCyp1.pri, whole genome shotgun sequence genome:
CACTGATCAGTCATAGTTCCTCCCTCATTACACTCCAACTCATACCAGACCATGCTGCTTACTCCCACAACATTTTCATACTCCTCCCACATTTTCATGTAACTCTGCCCTCTCCTGAATCACATATTCCTGTTGCACTGCCCAGAGTTTGAGGCTTTAAGTTACTGCAGACCTCTGAAGGATGTTAGCAGGCATTTGTGTAATCTCAGTTAATATTTGTGTTTGGTGCTTttgaatttgtcatttgtttgtttgttttaatgagctCATTTGTATCTTGGTGACTATCATTTTGTGCATGAATAAATGTCCATTGTTTGTTATTGCAATATAaattggtgcattttttttacataaagcTGTTCTGGTTTTGCggaggaacaggagagatgCTCAGGGAGGGTATTTCACAGATAAACTCACAGAGCTTCACTGTAAATCCTATatacagtgaaaatgctgtTATTTCAGTGACCTCATGGTCACACCAAGGAAGGAGAATGGCAGCCAGGATCCAGTATGGCTAGTCACATGACGTGACCATTTCAGAAACCAACCACAAGATTTTAAACAGTGCTTTACATGTGTGGCTGATATTTGTTCAGGGAGAAAATGATAATCTGGGGATGTCCGTAATACTTAAGGAATGTGGGCTAATGAGGCTCCCAGAGCTAACGACTATGCCGAAGCTTACAAGGCAGCTGGAACTCAGGACACTACAGAGGGAAAATGATTGGCAATGACGTGTTTGATTTTCATCATGTTGTACAGACGactgtttattattataactattGCTATAAACCTTTAATACTTGTCATGTAATGCCATATTTATCAatccattttcattaaaattatcTTAATTGGCATGACAATAAACTCACTTAATTTGCCAAAGTGTTTGGCATTTTATGTCATGTATCTCTCTTTGACATctgatttcacttttttaaaggttttgttctgttCTCTTCATTGGAAAAAGCAAAGTCACCCATGGCTCATAATCTTTGacctcttttctttccccttaCTGCAGTGCACTTAGTCTTTCTCcgtttttacatttcacagggtgtttgtatgtgcatgtgtgttcactgtgtttgcgtgtttgaTGTGTCCTCACAGTGCAGTTTGTGTTGAAagtgtgctgagtgtgtgtatgccaTTCATTCAGTGCATTTGTTTAGTGTTTGCATGCTAtttgctctctgtgtttgtgtgtgtgtgtttgtgtgtgtgtgcacgtgtgtgtgtgtgtgtgcacgcgtgtgcatgtgtgtgcacgcgtgtgcatgtgctcaGTTTATGTATAATTAGTATGTACACAGCATGTTCTTGGAGTGTTTTCGGTGTGAGATCAGCATGTTCAGTTCAGCCTCTTCTTTTTGCAGTGTGCGAGACACATGGGTTGGATGCAGTGAAGCTGAGCAGGACATCCCAGGGGACCATGCAGGGGGGAGATTTTTAGGGGATTGTGCCTCCTGTCCCTGTCAGTGGTGTATCATTTCTCACTATACTCATCCCCtacttcctcctctcctctctgttttctccCGCACTTTCTCATTTGCTCTCTCATActctctccattcctctgttttatcagtctctcccgcccccccccattCTACAGAACATTATTGGAACATGAATTAGGCCCACTATCTCTATGAGAGATGGTGCTATAGCACCCCCTTCTGGCCTTGCTCAGGAAGTCATTACTCTCAGCTGTCTCTGTGGGTATCCATAGAAAAAGTGGATTTGAAGTGTTCTGATTTGTGGGCTTATTATAAGTATTCTTGAATATATGTCAAAGACAGAACAGCCATAGGTAGGATATCATCGCAGACAGCACCGGAATCTCCTGTTACCAGCGAAAACTTCGTCAACAAGGGAGTACAGAAGATGGAAGAAGTGAATATTTGGTTAAAATATGGAATATCTGTGATCACAGACAAAGTGCAACATCTCCTCCTGGGCTGAGACCCAATTAAAGGGTATGAACAGATCAGTATGttgatgtgaaatgtgtgttattattttcagtattctcttgaaatttgtttaaacaataaaaaaacatataatagAAACACTTCTAATCTTTAACTGGCATTGTGGACCCATTTTGCTGTTCCATAACATAAATTATTATGTGTTGTACCAGGATAAAACAGATAATCAGCtactgtttttcaaaacaggTCTTCACCATGAACATAAAGATTAAACTGAGGACAGTGGTTCAACAGAGGAGTATGTTttactttacattgcattacattacatgcattaagcagatgctcttatccagagcaacttccagcacaatagaacataagtatatgcataaaatttaaacaagcaacagtgtcagaccaggctaacaacattcccagaccagtgaatgtgagcattaCCCTtctcaagccctaccacaaattaacttgtgcaatctgatggaagccaagtatagtacagtacaacagtccctagaacacagaatcaaaatacatcacaatactacatgtaaaattaacattgattactagaggtagcaggtgtaagcagtggggattgaagtggaactgagatgcagtctgaagaagtgggtcttGAGTCTGTGTCAGAAGGGGGCCAGTaattccgctgtcctaacctccatgggaagttcattccaccactgaggcaCCAGTATTGACAGAgattgtgtctgagaagagcGAAGCTGTTGGGTCGAGACAGTCCTGTAGATAGAGTGCAGTGATCTTGAGAGAACATAGGCTTCACTTAATCACATTTACACAGTGACTGAAACAATAGTCACAGATTTAAATTTGTCAGTATGCAGCACTCATGCCAGTGCCTAAATTCAATGTTGCACATGCAAGTTCCttaatattacaataattaaTAGGACCATTGTCGTGAATTAAAAGGGCCACAAGTGAGCTCTCAGTGGCGCTCCTCCAACCACACTCACTATTCCTGATTCCCATACTTTTGTAACTCTTCAAGCTGGAAGGTTTACGACTGCTTCTCCAGGCAATGGAAGGTATGTGAAAACATCAGGGTGGCTCCACCACGCATGTTGTGTTGTCATGAGGTGTATAGCCAAAGAGAACATTCTCTGTGATGTAGACACAAACGCAAACACGTAGCCTGACAGAAATCAAAGACTGGATGCCAAATAAAATATCTTCTGGCAAAAGtttttgctattattattattaacccAACCCAGCCACACACAACCAACACTTGCAACTTTAATTATGAAAGATGAACGGAGCAGCTCTGGAACTGAGGTGGGCAGTGTTTTCAGATCGTCTGCAAAAATGGTCAAACTTAAATGGCATAAAATGTCAATATCAGATATGTGAGTTCACAAAATGAGAACATTTCTCTGTCATTAGTTGCTGTATGTTGTATATGAGAGTGGAAGTGAAAGGTTTGTACACTATATGAGTTTTATTgttgaattatttcatttaatccaTTTCGATGGTCGATCAACAGCAAAGTAGAGAAATTTTACGAAGTCGTCTGTGCTGTTGCATCCCATGCAGGAAATGGCTGAATCACTTGATGGTGAAGGATTTGTAACACTTTGTAGAAATTGTAATACAATATTAGCCTCTCAGGATAGTGGTCCAGACCACTGAGTTAGTGGTTTGGATTACTGGTCAGCTAGGTGGTCCATGATACTTTCTAACTGTTCCAGGACAATGTACAGTACCAGCCCAAAGTTTgaacacacctactcatagaatggtttttctttatttttatgactttCCATATtgtagaataatagtaaagacatcaaaaccatataataacacaaattgaattttgcaatgaccaaaaagtgttaaatcaaaactattgtatattttagattcttcaaagtagccaaaaaacattacatttttggaatcaaattcatacataggctatatatactatatatgtgtgtctaaGAAACAggtttcaagcatttaaacataaatctTTAGATCAACATGTCTacgaatgcatgtttcccattatcttattcaggtgtgtccaaactttttaccTGTTCTATTTGTCATCTCTCTGCCAGCACTATGGTACTGCACTGTGTCATTAGCAACATTTATTCAATGGTCTTGTTGTGATTTAAGTGTCTATAGCCAAcaatttagttagctagcaagttaTTGTTAAATGTCAGcgttaaaaatatattacaataaaatgaatacctTTAATTTGAATGTCAAAGACAGTCAAGGAAGCATAGGTCCTGTTCTCCCTTGATAGCTATTTGTCGCATAGATCACTaattctcagtcctgctcctgggggccccctgcttcggacattttccatctttccctgctctaactacctgactgaactcatcagtggcacttttgattagctgagcacacctgatttaatcaagagcatgcacactcatttcaatcaggtgtgtttggaatAAGGATAGATAGGAGATATGtaggacagtgggcctccaggagtaggcctgagaaacactggcataGATTGACATGCTGAAAATTTTGTAAAAGTTACACACAGGGTGCAACTACTGTTGTTAAGTTTTTTTACTGGTACAccagactccctgggtgccttcaagagaaagctgaaaactcatcttttcaagctatatctctagtctaccttcctctctatctatccctattttctttaaaaaaaaacactctataCTAGTTTAGCACTTTCTGTAACTCTCTGTTACTCTGTTAaagaacataatgtaatgtaatataatgtaatggtattgtgtgtgcgcgcgcgcgcgcgtgtgtgtgtgtgtgtgtgtgtgtgtgtgtgtgttaagagCATAAGATAAAAGAATCATGCAATAAATATCAGAACGAGAGCCcaggttatttttttatcatcaaTTTAATTGTCAAGGCCACAGACATGCAACCTTCAGTCATTGTGAACAGATTGTATATTACGatgagtgtgagagacagtAAGGCTGTACAGATGAGTACAGGTAGACAGTGGGTGTATACATTTGAGTATGCAAGACAGTGACGTTGTACAAGTGAGTACAGGTACACGGTGTCTATAAGGATGGTTGTGCAAGACGGGTTGTACAGGTGAGCTCAAATACAGGTAAAAGGGGTGGCATGTGACAGTGATATGCACACTGTGTTAGATATTCCCTCAGTTTCCCTGGCAACGttgtgaaggggagggggctgggggtcCTCATTTTTCATCTGCCGGAGGAACACCTGGAGATTAAAAAACAGACTATCAATTGCCCTGCCCATATctttcatattcacattcagTCATATAACCTGGCTACTTGGTTAAAAcgcaggtgtttgtgtgtatgtcggtttgtgtgtaggtgtgctTCAAAATGTCTCTGCCTATATGTGAGTTGTAGCAATGTtgccatgctgtttttttttccactgtttctgtgtgtttgtaagtgttttGGTAATGTTCTCACAGTGATCTGTGTGttccagtttaaaaataaaagggtACTGGGTGTCCTAactgcagacagaaataaaagcGGTATATCCtacctgcaggcagagagagatggaggctgACCTAGCCCCGTGTGCTGGGGAGTCGACCTGCTCCAATTCGGTCAATGGGAGCACTCACTCGCCTCCGTGGTGTCTCCACTTTTCTGTTTAGGGAGAAACTGAGCTTAGCTACAGCATGTTATGCTAACTGTTGCAAACTCAATTATTGCTCACCACAAATGCTCAATGCAAACAATCTGCTTCCCAAGGGATTATATGGGACAGTGGGACTTCCTGAATTCCCACATCTTGATATATTGTACACTCAACGGCTGCAAAAAGTAATGTGCGCTCCAACTCAAGCTGaacaaaacacatcagagaGGTAGGATGTAATGAATGTGATTCCATTGTGACTGTAGTATGATCACGTGTAACCTCAACATGTCCTTCCCACAAAGGGGTCCTGAATAATATGAGACAGCCATTGATACAAACCATAACTGGACATTCCATGGCCCAAAAAAGGGCGTCAGGAAATTAAATGGCAATGCGGTAATACATGTGGTTAAACTAttactgaaaatgcaaatatggTCAACAGCGGTAGGCTGTAAAACATTGTACTGCATGGGCTTTACAGGGAGCAAAATTAACTAACAGCTGTTCATTATATAGATTAACACCATGCAGGatcagagtgagtgtgtgctcttgaaatattttccttttcctataatttcctttttgggAACATAATAGttggttaaatattttcattaaaatagcTTGACATAAGGCCAGAACTTTCTTTGTTATTCCCTTATAAATTGTTATTCCTTTATAAAACTTACAAATACATCAATACACTCTACTAGTCACATTAAAAGGGACCAAATTATGACTGACAAGCATTTCCTGGTGTGATACATCAGAGCGTGCTCATTACAGTGGACTGCACAGGGAGCAACAGCAGAGCTGAGCTGTCCCACTCCATCCCATTCTAATACCATACACCTCTGTGAAAGTCATGGGGAGGGTGGTTGTTTTTAAGCATGTCACTTCTGAACAGCTGTGCCGTCAAGGTAGGCTGGTGCCAGCTTCACTGGGCTTGAGGAAAGCACATGATCGGCACTGTCAGATCCAGCATGGTGAGACCCATAACTGGCTCAGAAGATGTCAACATTATGTgactttctctccttcctcctctcttgaCTCCATGCCTTTAGAGGGCGTGGGCTGTTACCTCTGTTTGCCCTGTTTACCCAGGTCCACGTTGCTGATGGATAGGCGGTCCAGCGGAGCGCTTCCCCCAGTgaagctcctcttcctcttcgtcTCGATGACATCGTTCTCCAGGTGGACCAGCTGGTCCAGCAGGAGCAGTTTGGCTGTTAGGTCGCTGCCCGGCTTCTCCTCCCCGGACCGGGCTGGCAAGCCGGGGTCCTCCAGCACCGCAGAGTCCAGATACTGCGGTCAGGAAGACAACGTTTCAGCTGGACGTGCGACAGCTGTCTCCAAAGCTCACACAACTAAAAGGGACTCCCTTCACCAAGtctcagcagcagctgtttAGTTACCCCACTGCGGTATGGTGCAGGTTTCCTGAGCGGATACATGTGCGGTCAAGACATACATCTGGAACAGAGATACAGGAGCAGACAGACTCCAGGTCCATGCAAAGTCACACagcagagaagggagagagccTAGGGGCTGTTCTGACTGCGCGGGGACTGCATAATTAGATAATTATCTGAGGCACGGCTGGACAGACGGACAAGCGcacctctctccccactcttcctgatgtttctgttgtttttacctcCGTCAGGAGAGCAGAGATGTATTTATagccctctctgtgtgggtgATGACAGCTCGTCATCTCAATTTGTTCCACATAATGAGATGAGGGAAGGGAAGTGTCCTGACCTGCCGAGTGGAGCCAGGATCAACAGAGCAAGAGGAGCGCCTCCATCTCGGTCCTGCAGGACCCAGCAGCTCCTGCACGTTCCGCTCGCAGGCTCCACATCACAGAGAATATGTTAGGTTTTACTCTGTCTAGTTCCACAGACAGAAGGTGCGTTCTGCCCCTGTGCATATGTTTTGCCTGTGTGAATTCTGCACGGTTGTGCCTATGTGTGGCGAAGCCTTCATTGGCAGGTTCCTGTGTTTACCTTTCTGCCTGTTATGAAGGGCATCTTACCTGAACTACCCAGCGTTCACATTCTCTTGTAAAACGTTCATGTTCTATAAAGTGCGACTGAACATGCTGGTGTGTTTAAAGGTGCCCAGGTTTATGTGCGGCTGCTGACATTTCAGAGCCTATTCTGGCTGTTCTGCTCTGAAAAGTCTGACATCACAACACACTGCCATTCCATTTATGGCAGTGTGTCTGccctccccccttcctttcCTGCCCAGCGCTGTCCTGGCTCTTACCTCCGGGGGGTCCTGTGTGATGTGCAGGCTGTCTGCACCACAGTGGAGCAGAGTCACAGTGAGGAGACAAGAGAGCAGAACACAGCCACAGCCCAGCATctgaaacacatgcataaacacacatgcacacagactgaTTACACACATAGAAACgcactctctatctctctccctcacacacacacacacacacacacacacacacacacacacacacacacacacgcacacacactttgtgTAAGAAGCTGTTCGAGCTGGTACGATGTTCAGGCACTGTGCGTATGGAGTGACTGTGTTCAGTGAGAATGTTAGGAGTGCTCAATATGTGCGAGCGCGTATTGAGAGGTTTTAGGTATGTGAGAGTGTTtagtgtgtgagaaagtgttcGGCGTGTTCAGAGTGTGATTTCCCTTTGTTCTGCcggacacagacagactgaggtGTTGGGTTTCTGTGATACAGAGCTGTGTTTACCTTCACCCAACCTCcatctgtgaaaacagcaggagATCCGCGCAGCCCAGCCCTGACTGTGAGAATGGGCCCGACGCTACTGGCGACACACCCCAACCCTTCCCCTTACATAAACACATGACATCAAGACCAGCATCTAACTCATGTCcaccctgaccctaaccctaaccctgacctaCCCCTGACCTCAACCTTACACTAACCGTGACTCTACCACAGCCCGTCCTTTAACCCTAATCTAACCGTGACTCCACCACTGCCTGTCTTTTAACCCTAACCCAGCTGTGACACTGCCTGTTCTTgaacaccagagagagagagagccagctgACATGCAAAATTCATGCTTTGATCATTGTTTTCTTGAATATTGATCTCATATTTAGCATTTCTCTGAACAGACTCTTCTCTACACCAAGCATCCTTCCCCCTTCCTTCGCATGCTCTGAAAGCGCTCTCATGTCAAACTCATTACTCCACACCGCCACCTCCTGTCCCTTCTGAAAAAACACACCCTACTGCTGTATTACACTGTCACAATGGCGACTCCACTCTGCACCCCATAAGTTACAGCACCACACTGAGTTATGCCAGCATTAATCATTATGAGAGAGGAAAGGctgttgaaaaaatatgtaaatctgcccaaattacaattattttttatattagaatatattgtttatttacttaaatGACATTCTTATCCATGTTACGTATTTGTACACCAAGGCATTTACTGTTGCAATTCAGGTTTAGTAACTAGTTAATGTATAAAAGTCCCTAATCAGTGCTCCCCAGTGCTGCCCAGTTTATTCAAcaccaaaaactgaaatagtATTTATTTAGGTAAAATCTGATTATTTTGAGATCCTATCATAAGCTTTGCCAAAAACCATATTTACCACACCCAGTGCACATACACTCCTCAagaacacacaccaaaacactcTATTTTTGTCTCCCAAAATAGCatttaacatcatttttttaacataatatcacacactctctcaaataTAATGTTTCTCtgccactcactctctcacgttcacagacacactcagacacgcacacatacacacatacaggatgTCAAGCCCTCTTGGGTCCTACCTTCAGTCAGGACTCTGGAACACACTCCCAGACTAAGTTCCCAGAATTTCTCACGTTTCTCCTTCTCTCGCTTTGCTTGTTCCTGGTGTGGACTTTCCCACTTTTATAGGCTCTCCTCTGGAATCTCTGTTCCAATCAGCACTTGCGATTTCTCTGACATCATTTCACCCCCGTTTTCCACTGCTCCTTGCCCTAAACCCCTCTCTTCATTACCTTGCATTGGGTTGTTACCTGCTAATGGGTGCCTGGGGATTGGAGGACCAGCTGGGGAGGGCAGAAGGGGCTACTGCCCACCCCCAGACACCCCCCTGCATAGGGCACCAGAATTAATGTCCCAGAAAGCGAAAGAAAGGTCAGGTGCTGCTCCGATGAGCATGCTG
This genomic interval carries:
- the ostn gene encoding osteocrin yields the protein MLGCGCVLLSCLLTVTLLHCGADSLHITQDPPEYLDSAVLEDPGLPARSGEEKPGSDLTAKLLLLDQLVHLENDVIETKRKRSFTGGSAPLDRLSISNVDLGKQGKQRKVETPRRRVSAPIDRIGAGRLPSTRG